From Paenibacillus graminis, a single genomic window includes:
- a CDS encoding type 1 glutamine amidotransferase domain-containing protein gives MRLTGKKVIALVDDEFEDLELWYPVYRVREEGAEVHLAGLEKDKTYVGKYGVPAKAEYSWDELDAADYDGILVPGGWAPDKIRRYSAVLKLVQDFNTAKKPIGQICHAGWVLISAKILGGVTVTSTPGIRDDMENAGAIWKDEAVVTDGHIISARRPPDLPPYGKAFCDALAGE, from the coding sequence ATGAGACTAACCGGCAAAAAGGTCATAGCATTGGTAGACGACGAATTCGAGGATTTGGAGCTGTGGTATCCGGTGTACCGCGTCAGAGAGGAAGGGGCCGAGGTCCATCTGGCCGGTCTGGAAAAAGATAAAACCTATGTAGGCAAATATGGGGTTCCCGCTAAAGCTGAGTATTCCTGGGATGAGCTGGACGCTGCAGATTATGACGGCATACTCGTTCCTGGCGGCTGGGCTCCCGATAAAATCCGCCGTTATAGCGCGGTGCTGAAGCTTGTACAGGATTTTAATACGGCTAAGAAACCGATTGGGCAAATCTGCCATGCCGGCTGGGTATTGATCTCTGCCAAAATATTAGGTGGCGTAACGGTTACATCCACCCCGGGTATCCGTGATGATATGGAGAATGCCGGAGCGATCTGGAAGGATGAAGCTGTCGTAACCGATGGACATATCATCTCCGCCCGCCGTCCGCCGGATCTGCCGCCTTACGGCAAAGCTTTCTGCGATGCATTGGCGGGAGAGTAG
- a CDS encoding glucose PTS transporter subunit IIA, which produces MNWLGSLQQLGRAIMLPTMVLPAAAILLSLGSLPWSAWGLSSVSEVTTYAGQGIFYFMPYLFAVGVAWGLSNQAGPAGMAALAGMFTYDRIVSNMGDGAVQPATLIGIILGIVAGVAHNRFKNIKLPEAIQFFGGSRFVLLFMGLFSALFAWVMLGLSPVLQHGLDILFRDIQATGGYGVFVYGVLYRVLTAFGLHHILNNVFWFQLGTFTTPDGSTVVQGDLPRFFAGDPTAGIFMAGLFPIMMFALPAIAFAIIQEAREDLKPKIKKTFVRAALVCFLTGVSEQIEFAFLFASPYLFGLHVVMSGLAMVLTYALGIHHGFSYSAGAIDFFLNMHLSQRAWLLIPIGIGYGIVYYNVFRWAIRRFQIPTPGREEGSELGDWAGNIPYQAPLILEALGGKENIVQVQACITRLRLTVHNDRYIDTGALKGLGSAGIIKLGGGNVQVVFGTYSELIREEINKLLLRDLPQVLFSSPIQGRMMPIEEVPDHIFAAKLVGDGVAFFPEKGELVSPVFGKVMHVYPTMHAVGISTPEGLEVLMHIGIDTSQLKGPFEALVQEGDSVEPGQLLVRFDLTYLRDHAPSLATPMVITNPDRVKSWSYAPFKNVKKGQSSVMSVVLHESNVGGVEA; this is translated from the coding sequence TTGAATTGGCTCGGATCTTTGCAGCAGTTGGGCAGAGCCATTATGCTTCCTACCATGGTGCTGCCGGCGGCGGCTATTTTGCTGAGTCTGGGCAGTTTGCCTTGGTCTGCATGGGGACTTTCTTCGGTATCCGAAGTGACTACTTACGCGGGGCAGGGGATTTTTTATTTCATGCCTTATTTATTTGCGGTCGGTGTGGCGTGGGGGTTGTCCAATCAGGCCGGACCGGCGGGAATGGCGGCGCTCGCGGGGATGTTTACTTATGACCGGATTGTGTCCAACATGGGAGACGGGGCGGTACAGCCTGCAACACTAATCGGGATTATCCTCGGAATTGTCGCCGGTGTGGCGCATAACCGGTTCAAAAATATCAAACTGCCGGAGGCGATCCAGTTTTTTGGAGGGTCGCGTTTTGTTTTGCTGTTCATGGGTCTGTTCTCTGCCTTGTTCGCCTGGGTGATGCTTGGACTGTCGCCTGTGCTGCAGCATGGACTCGACATCCTGTTCCGTGATATACAGGCAACCGGCGGATACGGCGTGTTTGTGTACGGGGTACTGTACAGAGTGCTGACGGCGTTTGGCCTGCACCATATTCTCAATAATGTGTTCTGGTTTCAGCTGGGAACCTTTACTACACCTGACGGGAGCACAGTCGTGCAGGGGGATTTGCCGCGTTTTTTTGCCGGTGACCCTACAGCGGGCATCTTTATGGCGGGCCTGTTTCCGATCATGATGTTCGCGCTGCCGGCGATTGCGTTCGCCATTATTCAGGAAGCGCGCGAGGATTTGAAGCCAAAAATCAAGAAGACGTTTGTGCGCGCCGCCTTGGTCTGCTTCCTGACGGGTGTCTCTGAGCAGATTGAGTTTGCCTTTTTGTTCGCATCGCCTTATTTGTTCGGGCTGCATGTGGTCATGTCCGGTCTGGCGATGGTGCTGACCTATGCGCTGGGCATCCATCACGGCTTCTCCTACTCGGCGGGGGCCATTGATTTTTTCCTTAACATGCATTTGTCACAGCGGGCTTGGCTGCTGATTCCGATCGGCATCGGCTATGGCATTGTCTATTATAATGTGTTCCGCTGGGCGATCCGCCGGTTCCAGATTCCGACCCCGGGACGCGAGGAAGGCTCGGAGCTGGGCGACTGGGCAGGCAACATTCCTTATCAGGCTCCGCTGATCCTGGAAGCGCTGGGCGGGAAGGAAAACATCGTGCAGGTACAGGCCTGCATTACACGGCTGAGATTAACAGTGCACAATGACCGGTATATCGACACCGGGGCACTGAAGGGACTTGGCTCTGCGGGCATCATTAAGCTGGGCGGAGGGAATGTCCAGGTCGTGTTCGGGACCTATTCCGAGCTGATCCGGGAGGAGATCAATAAGCTGCTGCTCCGCGATCTGCCTCAGGTGCTGTTCAGTTCGCCGATTCAGGGCCGGATGATGCCGATTGAAGAAGTGCCGGACCATATTTTTGCCGCGAAGCTGGTGGGCGACGGGGTAGCATTTTTCCCGGAGAAGGGGGAACTCGTTTCGCCGGTCTTCGGCAAGGTCATGCACGTATATCCTACAATGCATGCAGTGGGCATTTCTACGCCCGAGGGGCTGGAGGTGCTTATGCATATCGGCATTGACACTTCACAGCTTAAAGGGCCGTTTGAGGCGCTTGTGCAGGAAGGGGACAGTGTGGAGCCGGGGCAGCTCCTGGTCAGATTTGATCTGACCTATTTGCGTGACCATGCACCTTCACTGGCGACACCGATGGTGATTACGAACCCGGACCGTGTAAAATCCTGGAGCTATGCTCCATTCAAAAATGTTAAAAAGGGGCAGTCATCCGTGATGTCCGTGGTCTTACATGAAAGCAATGTTGGAGGGGTTGAAGCATGA
- the ptsP gene encoding phosphoenolpyruvate--protein phosphotransferase, with product MIQGIGAAAGVAIGKAFVLPNWEWSLPDTQVNPVDLAKEFERLYEGIRTSKDEIEFIKREFREVVGPEESSIFDAHLAILDDPVFMSEIRGIIERQYKAAEVAVKEAIDHFVAMFDLLDDEYMKERAVDIKDVGNRLLKHLLGAPEVTLPSDTQPYILVAKELSPSQLAHLNPTYVLGIVTMMGGKTSHSSIMARALGIPLVAGLENKILTPIQTGDLLVMDGETGVVQLYPDELMLKEYASRRAKQQRKKEQLELLATVDAVTKDGVKLRLAGNISSVKELDMALKYGAQGVGLFRTEFLYMDRSSFPTEEEQFEVYKLVAEKVGNETVVIRTLDIGGDKHLDYFQLPEEQNPFLGYRAIRISLDRKDMFKTQMTAILRASHYGNIKMMFPMISSVEEVQAAKAVLNEVKEELDQQGIPYNRNIPVGIMIEVPAAVMIADLLAEEVDFFSIGTNDLVQYVLAVDRMNEQIAHMYHPYHPGVLRMIRMTVEAARRVGIDISVCGEMAADERSLPLWLEMGINDLSMSPQALLKVKHRALNTLASEARETAKSCFRHRTSTQTEELLTAFAGRSGIPLAAGAEVKGKSS from the coding sequence ATGATACAAGGCATAGGCGCCGCAGCAGGTGTAGCCATCGGGAAGGCCTTTGTCTTGCCGAACTGGGAATGGAGCCTGCCGGATACACAGGTAAATCCGGTGGATCTGGCCAAGGAGTTCGAACGTTTATACGAAGGGATACGCACCTCTAAGGATGAGATTGAATTTATCAAAAGAGAATTCCGTGAGGTGGTCGGGCCGGAGGAATCGAGTATCTTTGACGCCCACTTGGCGATTCTGGATGATCCGGTGTTCATGAGTGAAATCCGCGGTATTATCGAGCGCCAGTACAAAGCGGCTGAGGTGGCGGTCAAAGAGGCCATCGATCATTTTGTCGCCATGTTCGATCTGCTGGACGATGAATATATGAAGGAGCGGGCGGTGGATATCAAGGATGTCGGCAACCGTCTGCTGAAGCATCTTCTGGGTGCGCCGGAGGTTACACTGCCCTCCGATACGCAGCCGTATATTCTTGTGGCCAAAGAGCTGTCGCCTTCGCAGTTGGCCCATTTGAATCCAACCTATGTGCTCGGCATCGTAACCATGATGGGCGGCAAGACCTCCCATTCCTCGATTATGGCCCGTGCGCTGGGGATACCGCTGGTAGCGGGTCTGGAGAACAAGATTCTGACACCTATTCAGACAGGGGACCTGCTGGTGATGGATGGAGAAACCGGGGTGGTTCAGCTCTACCCGGATGAACTGATGCTGAAAGAATATGCCTCCAGACGGGCGAAGCAGCAGCGCAAAAAAGAACAGCTGGAGCTCCTCGCCACTGTGGATGCTGTAACCAAAGACGGCGTGAAGCTGCGGCTGGCCGGCAATATCAGTTCCGTGAAGGAGCTGGACATGGCGCTGAAGTACGGGGCTCAAGGTGTCGGGCTGTTCCGGACCGAATTCTTATATATGGACCGCAGCTCATTCCCGACGGAAGAGGAGCAATTCGAGGTTTATAAGCTTGTAGCCGAAAAAGTAGGGAACGAAACCGTCGTCATCCGCACGCTGGATATTGGGGGAGACAAGCATTTGGATTATTTCCAGCTTCCTGAAGAGCAGAATCCGTTCCTCGGCTACCGGGCGATCCGCATCAGTCTGGACCGTAAAGACATGTTCAAAACCCAGATGACCGCAATCCTGCGGGCCAGCCACTACGGGAATATAAAAATGATGTTCCCGATGATCTCTTCCGTAGAGGAAGTGCAGGCTGCCAAAGCAGTGCTGAACGAAGTCAAGGAAGAACTCGACCAGCAGGGAATTCCGTACAACCGGAATATTCCTGTAGGGATTATGATCGAGGTTCCGGCAGCGGTAATGATTGCGGATCTGCTCGCGGAGGAGGTCGACTTTTTCAGCATCGGTACTAACGATCTGGTCCAGTATGTGCTGGCAGTTGACCGTATGAATGAACAAATTGCCCATATGTATCATCCCTACCATCCGGGAGTGCTGCGGATGATCCGGATGACTGTCGAAGCGGCGCGGCGTGTCGGCATCGATATCAGTGTATGCGGGGAGATGGCGGCGGATGAACGGTCCCTGCCGCTCTGGCTGGAGATGGGCATCAACGACCTCAGCATGTCGCCGCAGGCGCTGCTGAAGGTGAAGCACCGCGCACTGAACACGCTGGCTTCCGAAGCCAGAGAAACGGCCAAGTCCTGTTTCCGGCACCGGACCAGCACACAGACGGAAGAGCTGCTGACCGCCTTTGCCGGGCGGAGCGGGATTCCGCTTGCAGCAGGAGCAGAGGTGAAGGGCAAAAGTTCGTAA
- a CDS encoding DUF4097 family beta strand repeat-containing protein: MMKTNKWIWILAAVVLAGILVIASQVGSRKLEITEHFPSEAIRRIDIINDSWDLEVEESADNQIHVDITGRQKDKKKTPVAVTRKANRLIIQQDKQIGGAFSAFTFQKEGTIRVSIPKNTVEEVSVVNNEGDLNFRALAAHELIVQNQAGNVKFNQTEADSANFNLMEGDLTVNNRSFGKMDVAAKGNDLYFKNVTSLIMNVFSNSGEIVLNGMGEKGEKRIETKTGDIQVVYQTAPSSLKVAVENTKGDSTVHLADFLTTKDTDGDVNGTIGAGENSLYVKSYSGSIGVK, translated from the coding sequence ATGATGAAAACAAATAAATGGATCTGGATATTGGCAGCCGTTGTCTTGGCCGGAATCCTTGTGATTGCTTCGCAAGTTGGATCACGAAAGCTGGAGATAACGGAACATTTTCCGTCTGAAGCCATTCGGCGCATAGACATTATCAATGATTCATGGGATCTTGAAGTGGAAGAATCAGCAGACAATCAAATTCATGTAGACATCACAGGCAGGCAGAAGGATAAGAAGAAGACTCCTGTTGCAGTGACACGTAAAGCTAACCGGCTCATTATTCAACAAGATAAACAAATTGGCGGTGCTTTTTCGGCGTTTACTTTTCAGAAAGAGGGAACCATCAGGGTGTCCATCCCCAAAAATACAGTAGAAGAAGTTTCAGTGGTCAACAATGAGGGGGATTTGAATTTCCGGGCGTTAGCAGCCCATGAATTAATCGTTCAGAACCAAGCAGGCAATGTGAAATTTAATCAAACTGAAGCGGATTCGGCGAACTTTAATCTAATGGAAGGAGACCTGACAGTAAATAACAGATCATTCGGCAAAATGGACGTAGCCGCCAAAGGGAATGACCTTTATTTTAAAAACGTAACCAGTTTAATAATGAATGTTTTTTCTAATAGTGGTGAAATCGTCCTAAATGGGATGGGGGAAAAAGGTGAAAAGAGAATTGAAACCAAAACTGGAGATATTCAGGTGGTGTATCAAACAGCACCATCCAGCTTAAAAGTGGCCGTGGAAAATACAAAAGGGGATTCGACCGTTCATCTAGCGGATTTTTTAACCACGAAGGATACAGACGGGGACGTAAATGGAACTATCGGTGCCGGGGAGAATTCTCTATATGTCAAAAGCTATTCAGGAAGTATCGGCGTAAAATAA
- a CDS encoding 5'-methylthioadenosine/adenosylhomocysteine nucleosidase, which produces MSEIIGLIGAMDEEIKLLLESMEDKVSIVKAGVVYYSGTIFGKRAVLCKSGVGKVNAAVTTQILLDAFGAVRVLFTGVAGAVHPELGIGDIVISSHCIQHDMDVTALGYPRGVIPYQEVSSFPADPALVNLAEEACRTLKQKSITGVVLSGDQFIASAAVVAELRGQLDGACAEMEGAAVAQVCYMNEIPFVIIRSMSDKADGSAHVNYREFTVTASERSHAILEYMLKAM; this is translated from the coding sequence ATGAGTGAAATCATAGGTTTGATTGGAGCGATGGACGAGGAAATCAAGCTGCTGCTGGAGAGCATGGAAGATAAGGTGAGCATAGTTAAGGCAGGTGTTGTTTATTATTCAGGTACTATATTCGGCAAACGTGCGGTTCTCTGCAAATCCGGAGTGGGCAAGGTAAATGCTGCGGTGACGACACAAATTCTGCTTGATGCTTTCGGAGCGGTGCGAGTGCTGTTCACCGGCGTTGCCGGGGCGGTGCATCCGGAGCTCGGTATTGGGGATATCGTCATTTCATCCCACTGCATCCAGCATGACATGGACGTCACCGCTCTTGGCTACCCGCGGGGTGTGATTCCGTATCAGGAGGTGTCCTCTTTTCCAGCAGATCCAGCCCTTGTGAATCTAGCCGAAGAAGCCTGCCGGACGCTAAAACAGAAGTCGATAACAGGAGTTGTGCTGTCTGGGGATCAATTTATTGCCAGCGCAGCCGTTGTAGCTGAGCTTCGCGGGCAACTGGACGGAGCCTGCGCGGAAATGGAAGGAGCGGCCGTCGCACAGGTCTGCTATATGAATGAGATTCCTTTTGTGATTATCCGCTCCATGTCGGACAAAGCAGACGGGTCGGCACATGTGAACTACCGCGAATTTACGGTCACGGCCTCGGAACGCTCCCATGCGATTCTCGAATACATGCTGAAAGCGATGTAA
- a CDS encoding GNAT family N-acetyltransferase produces MEHRKIPVSHTLPHHGSTITVSGPLSPDTLEGLQMHPDLDAFRKPQEQLEALIEIAGLPEGRVIAAVVDQMIAGYVTFHYPDELELWSQGGMEDLIELGAVEVADGFRGMGLAKLLITSAFEREQLENCIVFTTEYYWHWDLKGSGLDVWAYRQMMEKLMQTVDMVWYATDDPEICSHPANCLMVRIGREVPMSSQETFDRVRFRQRFMY; encoded by the coding sequence ATGGAGCACCGCAAAATCCCTGTATCCCATACTCTTCCTCATCACGGAAGCACAATTACCGTTAGCGGGCCTTTGTCTCCAGACACGCTGGAAGGCCTGCAGATGCATCCGGATCTGGACGCCTTCCGTAAACCGCAGGAGCAGCTGGAAGCGCTTATAGAGATTGCTGGACTGCCGGAAGGGCGTGTAATAGCCGCTGTTGTTGACCAAATGATCGCAGGTTATGTTACTTTTCACTATCCCGATGAACTGGAGTTATGGTCGCAGGGTGGAATGGAAGATCTGATAGAACTGGGTGCTGTGGAAGTTGCGGATGGGTTCAGGGGAATGGGCCTTGCGAAGCTGCTGATTACCAGCGCTTTTGAGCGGGAACAGCTGGAGAACTGCATTGTGTTCACAACCGAATATTACTGGCATTGGGACCTCAAAGGCAGCGGGCTGGATGTATGGGCCTACCGTCAGATGATGGAGAAGCTGATGCAGACCGTTGACATGGTGTGGTACGCCACAGATGATCCGGAGATTTGCTCCCATCCAGCCAACTGCCTGATGGTGCGTATCGGACGGGAAGTCCCGATGTCCTCACAGGAAACCTTTGACAGAGTGCGTTTCAGACAGCGTTTCATGTACTAG
- a CDS encoding ABC transporter permease, giving the protein MLSLMKIEWQRNDLAGYIIKAVICMVIIFGMVAGMALMSNAQGEPMFADFTAFMSLANIFIRITFVVFSGIIISRLVIDEYKNKTIQLLFSYPLPRKKLIQAKLLLVLGFCFSSVVISTVFIEIVTVMLNQTVHFFETPASWGELLAAVPAVLIASAMTAGLSLIPLFFGMRKKSTASTITSSVIIGTLLNATVSDGSSSVSIFQLIGVPIVFCVLGLAVAYLSYRNIDRKDVA; this is encoded by the coding sequence ATGCTTAGTCTGATGAAAATAGAATGGCAGAGAAATGATCTGGCGGGATACATTATAAAGGCTGTGATTTGTATGGTTATTATTTTTGGAATGGTAGCAGGAATGGCTTTGATGTCAAATGCACAGGGTGAACCTATGTTTGCGGATTTTACAGCTTTTATGTCACTGGCCAATATCTTTATCCGGATTACCTTTGTCGTTTTTTCGGGCATTATTATTTCCAGGTTAGTGATTGATGAATATAAGAATAAAACCATTCAGTTGTTATTTTCATACCCCTTGCCGCGCAAAAAATTGATTCAGGCAAAATTACTGCTTGTTCTTGGCTTCTGCTTTTCAAGTGTAGTGATTTCCACTGTATTCATTGAGATTGTGACCGTCATGTTAAATCAGACCGTTCATTTCTTCGAAACACCGGCGTCGTGGGGGGAATTGCTGGCAGCTGTTCCGGCTGTCTTGATCGCTTCAGCGATGACCGCAGGCTTAAGCCTTATCCCATTATTTTTCGGTATGCGTAAAAAATCTACTGCCTCAACCATTACTAGTTCAGTAATCATAGGAACTCTGCTAAATGCTACGGTTTCAGATGGAAGCAGTTCTGTATCCATCTTTCAATTGATCGGAGTGCCAATCGTGTTCTGTGTGTTAGGTTTAGCCGTAGCTTATCTATCGTACCGGAATATCGACCGAAAGGATGTGGCATAA
- a CDS encoding DUF4179 domain-containing protein, whose translation MDGEEQLFIRQVGGLAVLAVILLFAFPRFAETVELRIKDTQATLGAAHDWGEFEVFRTAVDSNLTVSSALDAGLIQRVNGTSVEQNGFVLTVDGIAADQKGIIVLYTLQNNTMDNSQKFRVSMINEKNEWVGLNLTGIVQNIKRGITRGYEQILWDNEYTKMPEQLLVNARISNDLYANSEQAAANLSVPIPLHKESLAKTGDTLQINKSLTIAGQSYEHKYDFG comes from the coding sequence GTGGATGGAGAGGAGCAGTTGTTTATCCGGCAGGTAGGAGGACTTGCTGTCCTGGCTGTCATACTGCTGTTTGCGTTTCCCCGGTTCGCCGAAACTGTGGAACTGCGTATTAAGGATACCCAGGCTACGCTTGGCGCAGCGCATGATTGGGGGGAGTTTGAGGTTTTTCGTACAGCGGTCGATAGTAACCTTACGGTTTCCTCGGCACTGGATGCAGGTTTAATCCAGCGGGTTAACGGCACTTCGGTCGAACAAAACGGATTTGTGCTGACTGTTGATGGTATCGCAGCTGACCAGAAAGGGATAATTGTCTTATACACTTTACAAAACAATACGATGGACAATTCGCAAAAATTTAGAGTATCTATGATTAATGAAAAGAATGAATGGGTAGGCCTGAATTTAACAGGGATTGTTCAGAATATCAAGCGGGGGATAACCCGGGGATACGAGCAGATTTTGTGGGATAACGAATATACGAAAATGCCTGAGCAATTGCTTGTGAACGCAAGGATCTCTAATGATCTTTATGCCAATTCTGAGCAGGCAGCGGCCAACCTGTCCGTGCCGATTCCGCTCCATAAAGAGTCCTTAGCTAAAACCGGAGACACGCTACAGATTAATAAAAGCCTGACCATAGCAGGTCAGAGTTACGAGCATAAATATGATTTTGGATGA
- the ccpA gene encoding catabolite control protein A: MTVTIYDVAREAGVSMATVSRVVNNNPNVKPQTRKKVFEAIERLGYRPNAVARGLASKKTTTVGVVIPDISNSIFAEIARGIEDIANMYHYNIILCNADKRKEKEIRVINTLLEKQVDGLLFMGGTVTEEHIQAFQTSAVPIVLCATRDEQGTYPSVDIDHETAAFDAVNTLIRHGHREIAMISGTLQDPANGYARFQGYKKALEAAGIEYQEDLVRIGNYRYESGVEAMKYFLGLKKKPTAVFAATDEMAIGAIHSIQDEGLKVPDDFSIISVDNIRMASMVRPLLTTVAQPMYDLGAVAMRLLTKLMKKETVENPRVILPHETILRLSVNHVNK; encoded by the coding sequence TTGACGGTAACCATTTACGATGTAGCTCGAGAAGCAGGCGTATCTATGGCTACGGTATCACGGGTTGTGAACAATAACCCGAACGTGAAACCGCAGACCCGGAAGAAAGTTTTTGAAGCGATTGAACGTTTGGGCTATCGTCCAAACGCCGTGGCGAGAGGTCTCGCCAGCAAGAAAACAACAACCGTTGGGGTTGTTATCCCCGATATCTCGAACTCGATTTTTGCAGAAATTGCTCGCGGGATCGAAGATATAGCCAACATGTACCATTATAACATTATTTTGTGCAACGCTGATAAGCGCAAAGAGAAGGAAATACGTGTTATCAACACGCTTTTGGAGAAGCAGGTGGACGGGCTGCTGTTCATGGGTGGAACCGTAACAGAAGAACATATCCAAGCCTTCCAAACATCTGCCGTTCCAATCGTACTCTGTGCTACGCGGGATGAGCAGGGAACCTACCCGTCTGTTGATATCGATCATGAGACGGCAGCGTTCGATGCCGTGAACACACTTATCCGCCATGGACACCGCGAAATTGCAATGATCAGCGGAACCCTGCAGGACCCTGCCAATGGCTATGCCCGTTTTCAGGGGTACAAGAAAGCGCTGGAAGCAGCAGGCATTGAGTATCAGGAGGATCTGGTTCGCATCGGGAACTACCGTTACGAATCCGGTGTCGAAGCCATGAAGTACTTCCTGGGGCTGAAGAAGAAGCCGACAGCTGTATTTGCGGCAACAGATGAAATGGCGATCGGTGCCATCCACAGTATTCAGGATGAAGGCCTGAAAGTTCCCGATGACTTCTCGATCATCAGTGTCGACAACATCCGCATGGCCTCTATGGTCCGTCCTTTGCTGACAACTGTAGCACAGCCCATGTACGATCTGGGTGCGGTAGCAATGAGACTCCTGACGAAACTGATGAAGAAGGAAACGGTTGAGAATCCGCGTGTTATTTTGCCTCATGAGACGATTCTCCGTTTATCTGTGAATCATGTGAACAAATAA
- a CDS encoding CoA-binding protein — protein MSFENPSREQIGEILAAAGNIAVVGLSDKTDRTSYMVAGAMQSRGYRIIPVNPSVDGEILGEKCYHTLAEIPEPVDIVNVFRRSEYCADVAREAADIGARVLWLQQGIVSQEAADIAAGHGMTAIMDRCIKVEEAITMKGRSRA, from the coding sequence ATGAGCTTTGAGAACCCAAGCCGGGAGCAGATTGGTGAAATTCTTGCTGCTGCGGGCAATATAGCTGTAGTCGGACTCTCCGACAAAACGGACCGTACCTCTTATATGGTGGCAGGTGCCATGCAGAGCCGGGGTTATCGCATTATTCCGGTCAATCCCTCAGTGGACGGTGAGATTCTTGGCGAGAAATGTTATCATACGCTGGCTGAGATCCCTGAACCTGTGGACATTGTGAATGTCTTCCGCCGCAGTGAATACTGTGCGGACGTCGCCCGGGAAGCCGCTGACATCGGCGCGCGTGTGCTCTGGCTCCAGCAGGGCATCGTCAGCCAGGAGGCTGCCGACATCGCCGCTGGGCACGGGATGACCGCGATTATGGACCGCTGCATCAAGGTCGAGGAAGCAATCACCATGAAGGGCCGCAGCCGGGCTTAA